One window of the Streptomyces asoensis genome contains the following:
- a CDS encoding DUF4184 family protein — protein MPFTLSHAAAVLPAVRADGTGRGSLVPGALVAGSLAPDMTYYAASVVSGAMEFGDVTHSLPGVFTVDVLVAWVLVGLWLLVREPLVALLPRSRQGRTAALTRCGVPRARVRPSTALWWYVSAALGALTHVVWDAFTHLDRWGMRLFPVLGEDIAGSPLYWYLQYGGSAVAAVVLAAFVTHALRRAPAGEPVGVAVLSVRDRWWAGAVIGGCALVAAVRRAMRWWEYWGAREAKPWELVPTLCFGAGAGLVLGVLLYAVGVRLWRPARPAHPAHPAALDARAGQPEAGAGADGVSVRRSRPGVR, from the coding sequence TTGCCGTTCACGCTGAGTCACGCGGCGGCCGTGCTGCCCGCCGTGCGCGCCGACGGCACCGGCCGCGGGTCCCTCGTCCCGGGCGCCCTGGTGGCGGGTTCCCTTGCTCCCGACATGACCTACTACGCGGCGAGCGTCGTCTCCGGGGCCATGGAGTTCGGCGACGTCACGCACTCCCTGCCCGGTGTGTTCACGGTGGACGTGCTCGTCGCCTGGGTGCTGGTGGGGCTCTGGCTGCTGGTGCGCGAGCCGCTGGTGGCGCTGCTGCCGCGGTCCCGGCAGGGCCGCACGGCCGCGCTGACCCGCTGCGGGGTGCCACGCGCGCGTGTACGGCCGTCCACCGCCCTGTGGTGGTACGTCTCCGCGGCGCTCGGCGCGCTGACCCATGTGGTGTGGGACGCGTTCACGCACCTCGACCGCTGGGGCATGCGGCTGTTCCCCGTCCTCGGCGAGGACATCGCCGGCTCGCCTCTGTACTGGTACCTCCAGTACGGGGGTTCGGCCGTGGCCGCGGTCGTGCTCGCCGCGTTCGTGACGCACGCGCTGCGCCGGGCGCCGGCCGGCGAGCCGGTGGGGGTCGCGGTGCTGTCGGTGCGGGACCGATGGTGGGCGGGTGCCGTGATCGGCGGTTGCGCGCTGGTCGCGGCGGTGCGGCGGGCGATGCGGTGGTGGGAGTACTGGGGGGCGCGCGAGGCGAAGCCGTGGGAGCTCGTCCCGACGCTGTGCTTCGGGGCGGGCGCGGGGCTGGTGCTGGGGGTGCTGCTCTACGCGGTCGGCGTGCGGCTGTGGCGTCCGGCCCGCCCGGCTCATCCGGCTCATCCGGCCGCGCTGGATGCCCGCGCCGGGCAGCCGGAAGCGGGAGCGGGAGCCGACGGGGTCAGTGTGCGGCGGAGTCGCCCGGGCGTTCGGTGA
- a CDS encoding branched-chain amino acid ABC transporter substrate-binding protein, whose product MRQRSLIAITAALSAGALTLTACGSRDSDDKGSDSGGTTVTIGIDAPLTGDLSALGLGIKNSVDLAAKTANKQKYVDGITFKVEALDDQAQPSSGQQNATKLVADKSVLGVVGPLNSSVAESMQKVFDDAKLVEVSPANTNPALTQGTDWATSKKRVYKSYFRTATTDAIQGPFAAQYLINDAKKKKVFVIDDKKTYGAGLAGTFTEEFKKLGGTVAGTEHINPDSKDFSAIATKVKTSGADVVYYGGEYPQAGPLSKQIKAAGAKIPVVGGDGIYSADFIKLAGATAAGDLATSVGAPVEQLPSAKEFVANYKTEGYKEAYEAYGGYSYDSAWAIIEAVKKVVDDNDGKLPDDARAKVTAAMQNVSFDGVTGKVSFDEFGDATNKQLTVYAVENGAWKPVKSGTYSG is encoded by the coding sequence GTGCGTCAACGTTCGCTCATCGCCATTACCGCCGCGCTGTCCGCAGGAGCACTCACCCTCACCGCTTGCGGTTCGCGCGACAGCGACGACAAGGGCTCCGACAGCGGTGGCACCACCGTCACCATCGGTATCGACGCCCCGCTGACCGGCGACCTGTCCGCGCTGGGCCTCGGCATCAAGAACTCCGTCGACCTCGCCGCCAAGACGGCCAACAAGCAGAAGTACGTCGACGGCATCACCTTCAAGGTCGAGGCGCTCGACGACCAGGCCCAGCCGTCCTCGGGCCAGCAGAACGCCACCAAGCTCGTCGCCGACAAGTCCGTCCTCGGCGTGGTCGGCCCGCTGAACTCCTCCGTCGCCGAGTCGATGCAGAAGGTCTTCGACGACGCCAAGCTCGTCGAGGTCTCCCCGGCCAACACCAACCCGGCGCTCACCCAGGGCACCGACTGGGCGACCTCCAAGAAGCGCGTCTACAAGTCGTACTTCCGCACCGCGACCACGGACGCCATCCAGGGCCCGTTCGCCGCGCAGTACCTGATCAACGACGCCAAGAAGAAGAAGGTCTTCGTCATCGACGACAAGAAGACCTACGGCGCCGGCCTCGCCGGAACCTTCACCGAGGAGTTCAAGAAGCTCGGCGGCACGGTGGCCGGCACCGAGCACATCAACCCGGACAGCAAGGACTTCTCGGCCATCGCCACCAAGGTCAAGACCTCCGGCGCCGACGTCGTCTACTACGGCGGCGAATACCCGCAGGCCGGCCCCCTCAGCAAGCAGATCAAGGCCGCCGGCGCCAAGATCCCCGTGGTCGGCGGTGACGGCATCTACAGCGCCGACTTCATCAAGCTGGCCGGCGCCACCGCCGCCGGCGACCTCGCCACCTCCGTCGGCGCACCGGTCGAGCAGCTCCCCTCCGCCAAGGAGTTCGTCGCCAACTACAAGACCGAGGGCTACAAGGAGGCCTACGAGGCCTACGGCGGCTACTCCTACGACTCGGCCTGGGCGATCATCGAGGCCGTGAAGAAGGTCGTCGACGACAACGACGGCAAGCTTCCCGACGACGCCCGCGCCAAGGTCACCGCCGCCATGCAGAACGTCTCCTTCGACGGTGTGACCGGCAAGGTCTCCTTCGACGAGTTCGGTGACGCCACCAACAAGCAGCTCACCGTCTACGCCGTCGAGAACGGTGCCTGGAAGCCGGTCAAGTCCGGCACCTACTCCGGCTGA
- the polA gene encoding DNA polymerase I — translation MAETAAKKTDTPAGSRPRLMLMDGHSLAYRAFFALPAENFTTATGQPTNAIYGFASMLANTLRDEAPTHFAVAFDVSRKTWRSEEFTEYKANRSKTPDEFKGQVELIGELLDAMHVSRFAVDGFEADDVIATLATQAEAEGFEVLIVTGDRDSFQLVSEHTTVLYPTKGVSELTRFTPEKVVEKYGLTPAQYPDFAALRGDPSDNLPGIPGVGEKTAAKWINQFGSFAELVERVEEVKGKAGQNLRDHLEAVKLNRRLTEMVRTVELPKTVVELERAQYDRTAVVMILDTLEIRNPSLRERLFAVDPGGEEAEATPVITGGVELDGTVLGTGELAGWLAEHGTDTLGVATVGAWALGAGSVAEIALAAAGGAAAWFDPAELDEADENAWATWIAAEDHPKVLHNAKGAMRVFAEHGWSVAGVGMDTALAAYLVKPGRRSFDLDALSLEYLGRELAPAAAADGQLAFGADDGAEAEALMVQARTIVDLGEAFRGRLEEVGAADLLRDMELPTSALLARLERHGIAADRAHLEAMEQMFAGAVQQAVKEAHAAAGHEFNLGSPKQLQEVLFGELGLPKTKKTKTGYTTDADALAWLAGQTDNELPVIMLRHREQAKLRVTVEGLIKTIAADGRIHTTFNQTVAATGRLSSTDPNLQNIPVRTDEGRAIRRGFVVGEGFESLMTADYSQIELRVMAHLSEDAGLIEAFTSGEDLHTTAASQVFAVEPGAVDAEMRRKIKAMSYGLAYGLSAFGLSQQLNIDAGEARGLMDAYFERFGGVRDYLRRAVDEARATGYTATLFGRRRYLPDLNSDNRQRREAAERMALNAPIQGTAADIVKIAMLKVDAALRAADLKSRMLLQVHDEIVLEIAPGERAAVEELVRREMAGAVQLRAPLDVSVGAGADWESAAH, via the coding sequence GTGGCAGAGACAGCAGCGAAGAAGACCGACACCCCCGCCGGCAGCCGGCCCCGCCTGATGCTCATGGACGGGCACTCGCTGGCCTACCGCGCGTTCTTCGCGCTGCCCGCGGAGAACTTCACCACCGCGACGGGCCAGCCGACGAACGCGATCTACGGCTTCGCGTCGATGCTGGCCAACACCCTGCGTGACGAGGCGCCCACGCACTTCGCGGTCGCGTTCGACGTGTCCCGCAAGACCTGGCGCTCCGAGGAGTTCACCGAGTACAAGGCGAACCGCTCCAAGACGCCGGACGAGTTCAAGGGCCAGGTCGAGCTGATCGGCGAGCTGCTCGACGCGATGCACGTGTCCCGGTTCGCGGTGGACGGCTTCGAGGCGGACGACGTCATCGCCACCCTCGCCACCCAGGCCGAGGCCGAGGGCTTCGAGGTGCTGATCGTCACCGGCGACCGTGACTCCTTCCAGCTGGTCTCCGAGCACACCACGGTGCTGTATCCGACGAAGGGCGTCTCGGAGCTGACCCGGTTCACACCGGAGAAGGTCGTCGAGAAGTACGGGTTGACGCCCGCCCAGTACCCCGACTTCGCGGCGCTGCGCGGCGACCCGTCCGACAACCTGCCGGGCATCCCCGGGGTCGGTGAGAAGACGGCCGCGAAGTGGATCAACCAGTTCGGTTCGTTCGCCGAGCTCGTCGAGCGCGTCGAGGAGGTCAAGGGCAAGGCCGGGCAGAACCTGCGCGACCACCTGGAGGCCGTCAAGCTCAACCGTCGCCTCACCGAGATGGTCCGTACCGTCGAGCTGCCGAAGACGGTCGTCGAGCTGGAGCGCGCCCAGTACGACCGCACGGCCGTCGTGATGATCCTGGACACCCTGGAGATCAGGAACCCGTCCCTGCGTGAGCGGCTGTTCGCCGTCGACCCCGGCGGCGAGGAGGCCGAGGCCACGCCGGTGATCACCGGCGGGGTGGAGCTGGACGGCACGGTGCTGGGCACCGGCGAGCTGGCCGGCTGGCTCGCGGAGCACGGCACCGACACCCTCGGCGTCGCCACCGTCGGCGCCTGGGCGCTGGGCGCCGGCTCGGTCGCCGAGATCGCGCTCGCCGCCGCCGGGGGAGCGGCCGCCTGGTTCGACCCGGCGGAGCTCGACGAGGCCGACGAGAACGCGTGGGCGACCTGGATCGCCGCCGAGGACCACCCCAAGGTCCTGCACAACGCCAAGGGCGCCATGCGTGTCTTCGCCGAGCACGGCTGGTCCGTCGCCGGCGTCGGGATGGACACGGCGCTCGCCGCCTACCTGGTCAAGCCGGGCCGCCGCTCCTTCGACCTGGACGCGCTGTCCCTGGAGTACCTGGGCCGTGAGCTGGCCCCGGCCGCCGCGGCCGACGGCCAGCTCGCCTTCGGCGCGGACGACGGCGCCGAGGCCGAGGCACTCATGGTGCAGGCCCGCACGATCGTCGACCTCGGCGAGGCGTTCCGCGGCCGGCTGGAGGAGGTCGGCGCGGCCGACCTGCTGCGCGACATGGAGCTGCCGACCTCCGCCCTCCTGGCCCGCCTGGAGCGGCACGGCATCGCCGCCGACCGCGCCCACCTGGAGGCCATGGAGCAGATGTTCGCGGGAGCCGTCCAGCAGGCCGTGAAGGAGGCGCACGCGGCGGCCGGGCACGAGTTCAACCTGGGCTCGCCCAAGCAGCTCCAGGAGGTCCTCTTCGGCGAACTGGGCCTGCCGAAGACGAAGAAGACCAAGACCGGCTACACCACCGACGCCGACGCCCTGGCCTGGCTCGCCGGCCAGACGGACAACGAACTGCCGGTCATCATGCTCCGCCACCGCGAACAGGCGAAGCTGCGAGTCACCGTCGAGGGCCTGATCAAGACGATCGCCGCGGACGGCCGCATCCACACCACGTTCAACCAGACGGTCGCCGCGACCGGCCGGCTGTCCTCCACCGACCCGAACCTCCAGAACATCCCCGTCCGCACCGACGAGGGCCGGGCGATCCGCCGCGGCTTCGTCGTCGGCGAGGGCTTCGAGTCCCTGATGACCGCCGACTACAGCCAGATCGAACTGCGCGTGATGGCCCACCTGTCGGAGGACGCGGGCCTCATCGAGGCGTTCACCTCCGGCGAGGACCTGCACACCACGGCCGCCTCCCAGGTGTTCGCCGTCGAGCCCGGCGCGGTGGACGCGGAGATGCGGCGCAAGATCAAGGCGATGTCCTACGGCCTCGCGTACGGCCTGTCGGCGTTCGGCCTGTCCCAGCAGCTGAACATCGACGCGGGTGAGGCCCGTGGCCTGATGGACGCCTACTTCGAGCGCTTCGGCGGCGTACGGGACTATCTGCGCCGCGCGGTCGACGAGGCACGGGCGACCGGCTACACGGCGACGCTCTTCGGCCGCCGCCGCTATCTGCCCGACCTCAACAGCGACAACCGTCAGCGCCGCGAGGCGGCCGAGCGCATGGCCCTCAACGCGCCGATCCAGGGCACGGCGGCGGACATCGTCAAGATCGCCATGCTCAAGGTGGACGCGGCCCTGCGCGCGGCGGACCTCAAGTCCCGCATGCTGCTCCAGGTCCACGACGAAATCGTCCTGGAGATCGCCCCCGGCGAGCGGGCGGCGGTCGAGGAGCTGGTCCGCCGTGAGATGGCCGGCGCCGTCCAGCTCAGGGCCCCGCTGGACGTGTCGGTCGGCGCGGGCGCGGACTGGGAGTCGGCGGCGCACTAG
- a CDS encoding lytic transglycosylase domain-containing protein, producing the protein MSAHFGTRLRKGAVNTTVAALAVAALAASQAPDVTADGHGRQTAADTPSAADDGSGIGDSATGNSPYYTDLPPLNSPLPAPSESSSTTPAATGTTEAGIPATVLDAYKKAEAELAQSKPGCNLPWQLLAAIGKVESGQARGGNVTADGTTVSPILGPVLNGVGFANISDTDNGAYDGDSTYDRAVGPMQFIPSTWAWAGRDGNADGKKDPNNIYDAALAAGHYLCRYDWDMSATSGMRSAILSYNNSTDYLNTVLSWLEYYRKGTHEIADGTGTVPDNRSDDGTGSTPASPSTPSTPSTPSTPSTPSKPSKPSTPNTPSTPSTPTPTPTPTPTETVGHLEDAGTASLTAMAGDTFTERISTRAETAAGKAVAKVRIRFTIVGDTDATFTGGESVATISTGANGVALAPALVAGEKTGGFTVRATVLGRTLSALDYKATVTARAADTLARTSATALTCTAGGEFADQVEVKATYKGAVADKVAATATLIKSADDATTNDKGPYFKDAAGNPVRTLDLQTDANGLLELPKLYADDTAGTYLLRITTTGGATLTVELTVTAAETSTPSPTPSESESTTTGS; encoded by the coding sequence ATGTCGGCGCATTTCGGCACGAGGCTGCGCAAGGGAGCGGTCAACACGACCGTGGCCGCACTGGCGGTGGCGGCTCTGGCCGCGTCCCAGGCACCGGACGTCACGGCCGACGGCCACGGCAGACAGACCGCCGCCGACACCCCGTCCGCCGCCGACGACGGCAGCGGCATCGGTGACAGCGCCACCGGCAACTCGCCGTACTACACGGACCTGCCGCCGCTGAACAGCCCGCTCCCCGCGCCGAGCGAGAGCTCCTCCACCACCCCGGCCGCCACCGGCACCACGGAGGCGGGCATCCCGGCGACCGTCCTGGACGCCTACAAGAAGGCCGAGGCGGAGCTGGCGCAGTCCAAGCCCGGCTGCAACCTGCCCTGGCAACTCCTGGCCGCCATCGGCAAGGTCGAGTCGGGCCAGGCCCGCGGCGGCAACGTGACCGCCGACGGCACCACCGTCTCGCCGATCCTCGGCCCGGTCCTCAACGGCGTCGGCTTCGCGAACATCAGCGACACCGACAACGGCGCGTACGACGGCGACAGCACCTACGACCGTGCCGTGGGCCCCATGCAGTTCATCCCGTCCACCTGGGCGTGGGCGGGCCGCGACGGCAACGCCGACGGCAAGAAGGACCCCAACAACATCTACGACGCCGCGCTCGCCGCCGGCCACTACCTGTGCCGTTACGACTGGGACATGTCGGCCACGTCCGGGATGCGCAGCGCGATCCTCAGCTACAACAACTCGACGGACTACCTGAACACCGTCCTGTCGTGGCTGGAGTACTACCGCAAGGGCACGCACGAGATCGCCGACGGCACCGGCACCGTGCCGGACAACCGCAGCGACGACGGCACCGGCTCCACGCCCGCCTCGCCGTCCACCCCGTCGACGCCCAGCACGCCCAGCACGCCGAGTACGCCGAGCAAGCCGTCGAAACCCAGCACGCCCAACACCCCGTCGACGCCCAGCACCCCGACGCCGACCCCGACCCCGACGCCGACCGAGACGGTCGGTCACCTCGAGGACGCGGGCACGGCGAGCCTCACCGCCATGGCGGGCGACACATTCACGGAACGCATCAGCACCCGCGCGGAGACGGCGGCCGGCAAGGCCGTCGCCAAGGTCCGGATCCGCTTCACCATCGTCGGCGACACCGACGCGACGTTCACGGGCGGCGAGAGCGTCGCCACGATCTCCACCGGCGCCAACGGCGTCGCCCTCGCGCCCGCCCTCGTGGCGGGCGAGAAGACCGGCGGCTTCACCGTCCGCGCCACGGTCCTCGGTCGCACGCTCTCCGCCCTCGACTACAAGGCCACCGTCACCGCCCGCGCCGCCGACACCCTCGCCCGCACCAGCGCCACCGCGCTGACCTGCACCGCAGGCGGCGAGTTCGCCGACCAGGTCGAGGTGAAGGCCACCTACAAGGGCGCCGTGGCGGACAAGGTCGCGGCCACCGCCACCCTGATCAAGTCTGCCGACGACGCGACCACGAACGACAAGGGCCCCTACTTCAAGGACGCCGCCGGCAACCCCGTCCGCACCCTGGACCTCCAGACGGACGCGAACGGCCTGCTGGAGCTGCCCAAGCTGTACGCGGACGACACCGCCGGCACCTATCTGCTCCGCATCACCACCACGGGCGGAGCGACCCTGACGGTCGAACTCACCGTCACGGCCGCCGAGACCTCGACGCCCAGCCCCACGCCCAGCGAGTCGGAGTCGACGACCACCGGCTCGTGA
- a CDS encoding PaaI family thioesterase — translation MGEQQHVKFPQEVIDEYAALGIDILALFSAGHLGTRMGVEIVEASADRVVGTMPVEGNTQPYGLLHGGASAVLAETLGSVGSMLHGGSTKIAVGVDLNCTHHRGVRSGLVTGVATPVHQGRSTATYEIVISDQEGRRVCTARLTCLLRDVRAGDGAQARTAS, via the coding sequence ATGGGCGAGCAGCAGCATGTGAAGTTCCCGCAAGAGGTCATCGACGAGTACGCGGCCCTCGGCATCGACATCCTGGCCCTGTTCTCCGCCGGACACCTCGGCACCCGGATGGGCGTGGAGATCGTCGAGGCCTCCGCGGACCGGGTCGTCGGCACCATGCCGGTCGAGGGCAACACCCAGCCCTACGGCCTGCTGCACGGCGGCGCCTCCGCGGTCCTCGCCGAGACCCTCGGCTCGGTCGGCTCCATGCTGCACGGCGGCAGCACCAAGATCGCCGTCGGTGTCGACCTGAACTGCACCCACCACCGCGGAGTCCGCTCCGGCCTGGTCACCGGCGTGGCCACACCCGTGCACCAGGGGCGCTCCACGGCGACGTACGAGATCGTGATCAGCGACCAGGAGGGGCGGCGCGTGTGCACCGCCCGGCTCACCTGTCTGCTGCGGGACGTACGGGCCGGCGACGGGGCGCAGGCGCGCACCGCGAGCTGA
- a CDS encoding FdhF/YdeP family oxidoreductase encodes MATKPPKADPVQDAPQVAEPKQVAAGLPAVGHSLRIAHQQMGVRRTALTLLRVNQKDGFDCPGCAWPEPEHRHTAEFCENGAKAVAEEATLRRVTPEFFAAHPVADLAGRSGYWLGQQGRLTHPMYLPEGGERYEPVTWERAFDIIAEETAALASPDEAVFYTSGRTSNEAAFLYQLFARELGTNNLPDCSNMCHESSGSALSETIGIGKGSVLLEDLYQADLIIVAGQNPGTNHPRMLSALEKAKAGGAKIISVNPLPEAGLERFKNPQTPKGLAKGAALTDLFLQIRIGGDQALFRLLNKLVLDTDGALDEAFIAEHTHGFEEFADAARTADWDETLTATGLTRAEIEETLRMVLASERTIVCWAMGLTQHKHSVPTIREVVNFLLLRGNIGRPGAGVCPVRGHSNVQGDRTMGIFERPAPAFLDALEKEFGFAPPREHGFDVVRAIRALRDGEAKLFFAMGGNFVSASPDTEVTEAAMRRARLTVHVSTKLNRSHVVTGARALILPTLGRTERDLQVGPNGKSTEQFVTVEDSMGMVHASRGRLAPASAHLLSEPAIVCRLARRVLGGDSKVPWEEFEKDYATIRDRIARVIPGFDDFNARVARPEGFTLPHAPRDERRFPTTTGKANFTAAPVEYPRLPEGRLLLQTLRSHDQYNTTIYGLDDRYRGIKNGRRVVLVNAEDARAFGLSEGSYVDLVSEWRDGVERRAPGFRVVLYPTSRGCAAAYYPETNVLVPLDATADTSNTPASKSVVVRLEQSATD; translated from the coding sequence ATGGCAACGAAGCCGCCCAAGGCCGATCCGGTCCAGGACGCTCCGCAGGTCGCCGAGCCGAAGCAGGTGGCGGCGGGCCTGCCGGCCGTCGGGCATTCCCTGCGGATCGCCCATCAGCAGATGGGTGTGAGGCGCACCGCGCTGACCCTGCTGCGCGTCAACCAGAAGGACGGCTTCGACTGTCCCGGCTGCGCCTGGCCCGAACCCGAGCACCGGCACACCGCGGAGTTCTGTGAGAACGGCGCGAAGGCGGTCGCCGAGGAGGCGACCCTGCGCCGGGTCACCCCCGAGTTCTTCGCCGCGCACCCGGTCGCCGACCTCGCCGGCCGCAGCGGCTACTGGCTCGGCCAGCAGGGCCGCCTCACGCACCCCATGTACCTCCCCGAAGGCGGGGAGCGCTACGAACCGGTGACCTGGGAGCGCGCCTTCGACATCATCGCCGAGGAGACCGCCGCCCTCGCCTCTCCCGACGAGGCCGTCTTCTACACCTCGGGCCGCACCAGCAACGAGGCCGCGTTCCTCTACCAGCTGTTCGCCCGCGAACTCGGCACGAACAACCTCCCGGACTGCTCCAACATGTGCCACGAGTCGTCCGGCTCGGCCCTGTCGGAGACCATCGGCATCGGCAAGGGCAGCGTCCTGCTCGAGGACCTCTACCAGGCCGACCTGATCATCGTCGCCGGGCAGAACCCGGGCACCAACCACCCGCGCATGCTGTCCGCCCTGGAGAAGGCCAAGGCGGGCGGCGCGAAGATCATCAGCGTCAACCCGCTGCCCGAGGCGGGCCTGGAACGCTTCAAGAACCCGCAGACCCCCAAGGGTCTCGCCAAGGGCGCCGCGCTCACCGACCTCTTCCTCCAGATCCGTATCGGCGGCGACCAGGCCCTCTTCCGCCTCCTCAACAAGCTCGTCCTCGACACCGACGGCGCGCTCGACGAGGCGTTCATCGCCGAACACACCCACGGCTTCGAGGAGTTCGCCGACGCGGCCCGCACCGCCGACTGGGACGAGACGCTCACCGCGACCGGCCTCACGCGCGCGGAGATCGAGGAAACCCTGCGCATGGTGCTCGCCTCCGAGCGCACCATCGTCTGCTGGGCCATGGGTCTCACCCAGCACAAGCACTCCGTGCCGACGATCCGCGAGGTCGTCAACTTCCTTCTGCTGCGCGGCAACATCGGCCGTCCGGGCGCGGGCGTGTGCCCGGTGCGCGGCCACTCGAACGTGCAGGGCGACCGCACCATGGGCATCTTCGAACGGCCCGCGCCCGCCTTCCTGGACGCCCTGGAGAAGGAGTTCGGCTTCGCGCCCCCGCGCGAGCACGGCTTCGACGTCGTCCGCGCCATCCGCGCACTGCGCGACGGCGAGGCGAAGCTGTTCTTCGCGATGGGCGGCAACTTCGTCTCCGCCTCCCCGGACACCGAGGTCACCGAGGCGGCCATGCGGCGCGCCCGGCTGACGGTGCACGTGTCGACGAAGCTCAACCGCTCGCACGTGGTGACGGGCGCGCGGGCGCTGATCCTGCCGACGCTCGGCCGCACCGAGCGCGACCTCCAGGTCGGCCCGAACGGGAAGAGCACAGAGCAGTTCGTGACCGTCGAGGACTCCATGGGCATGGTGCACGCCTCACGCGGCCGCCTCGCGCCCGCGAGCGCGCACCTGCTGTCCGAGCCCGCCATCGTCTGCCGCCTCGCACGCCGCGTGCTCGGCGGGGACAGCAAGGTGCCGTGGGAGGAGTTCGAGAAGGACTACGCGACGATCCGTGACCGCATCGCGCGTGTGATCCCCGGCTTCGACGACTTCAACGCGCGCGTGGCCCGCCCCGAGGGCTTCACCCTCCCGCACGCCCCGCGCGACGAGCGCCGCTTCCCCACCACGACCGGCAAGGCCAACTTCACCGCGGCCCCCGTCGAGTACCCCCGGCTGCCCGAGGGCCGGCTGCTCCTCCAGACGCTGCGCTCGCACGACCAGTACAACACCACGATCTACGGCCTCGACGACCGCTACCGGGGCATCAAGAACGGCCGCCGGGTCGTCCTGGTGAACGCCGAGGACGCGCGCGCGTTCGGGCTCTCCGAGGGCTCCTACGTGGACCTGGTGAGCGAATGGCGGGACGGCGTGGAGCGGCGGGCGCCCGGCTTCCGGGTCGTGCTCTACCCGACCAGCCGGGGCTGCGCCGCCGCGTACTACCCGGAGACCAACGTCCTGGTCCCGCTGGACGCCACCGCCGACACCAGCAACACCCCGGCCAGCAAGTCCGTCGTCGTCCGTCTGGAACAATCGGCAACCGACTGA
- a CDS encoding Tat pathway signal sequence domain protein, whose translation MSGVGPVEPGEGTHAWEAPDAGRTTEAAHTPGPADALDADAPTPAARLLRRLARLHAAHRRAVSAALAAAVLLAGGGYLYATRPHDAEPAAPAPPFPSQVVDVSYLGEVAVPPGTRPRTFAFEVLLGVESGPPVTVTRLSQPYTGLSLTSTPRAPFGTKAGSVRKVVITMHVSECGKVPKNVGLPFVDVTLRNARAIQVHSFILGTRYAHDLSEALQVACSNESRHHQNA comes from the coding sequence GTGAGCGGCGTCGGCCCCGTGGAGCCCGGCGAGGGCACCCACGCGTGGGAGGCCCCCGACGCCGGCCGCACCACCGAAGCCGCCCACACCCCCGGCCCCGCCGACGCCCTCGACGCGGACGCCCCAACTCCCGCCGCCCGCCTGCTCCGTAGGCTCGCCCGCCTCCATGCCGCCCACCGCCGGGCCGTGTCGGCCGCCCTCGCCGCGGCGGTCCTCCTCGCGGGCGGCGGCTACCTCTACGCGACCCGGCCGCACGACGCCGAACCGGCGGCCCCCGCACCGCCGTTCCCGTCCCAGGTGGTGGACGTCAGCTACCTCGGCGAGGTCGCCGTACCGCCCGGCACCCGCCCTCGCACGTTCGCCTTCGAAGTGCTGCTCGGCGTGGAGTCAGGCCCGCCGGTCACCGTGACGCGACTGTCCCAGCCGTACACCGGGCTTTCCCTGACCTCGACCCCCCGGGCCCCCTTCGGGACAAAAGCGGGTTCCGTCCGCAAGGTCGTCATCACCATGCATGTATCGGAATGCGGAAAAGTGCCGAAGAACGTCGGACTCCCTTTCGTGGACGTAACTCTACGTAATGCGCGCGCAATACAAGTCCACAGTTTCATCCTCGGCACTCGCTATGCGCACGACCTCTCCGAGGCCCTACAAGTCGCCTGTAGCAACGAATCGCGTCATCACCAAAACGCCTGA